The following DNA comes from Buttiauxella agrestis.
GCCTTGATGGTGGCGTAATCCAGGTGATCGTAGTGGTCGTGGGAAATGATCAGCAGGTCAATTTCGGGCATCGACTCAGCCGTCCACGGGTAATCGCCGGCAAATGCTTTATTCATAAATGAAAAGGGTGCGGCGTAGCGGCTAAAAACCGGATCGATAAGAATGCGCTTCCCAGCCAGTTGCAGATACCACGACGAGTGGCCGAGCCAGACCATCGTGTCCTGCTCAATCGGCAGGCTTGCCAGATCGGTTTTAACCAACGGCAACGGTTGTTGCGGGCGAGCATTTTCAGTGCGTGTGGTCAGAAATCCCCATATCGCCGCCAGTTTACTTTTCTGGCCAGTGTAATTGAGCGTTGTGACCTGATTGCGGAATTGCCCATCAACGTAATTTGCAGAGCGTTCAACTAAACTTAGACCTTCTCCTTGCGGAGCCTGGCCAAACCCGGCATTCAGGACAAAAGGCAAACTGGCTGCTGTAGCAATCAACATAATAATAACCGCGCAAATGGAGAGACGTTTCATATCCTGGCCCGCATGTACGCCCCATCCACTGGAACGTTGCTAACAAAACTTGATAATGAGTGAGTAAGCACTCATTATAGATGAGGCGTGACATGCGTCAAGATGCTTTTCAAACGCTGACATTCAGCGTTGCAGTGGCGTAGCTCGCGTGATTCAATTCGGCTTTGTAAATTTAGAGGGTAAAATGTTGTGGCTCGTCCGAAGAGTGAAGATAAAAAACTAGCGTTACTGGAAGCGGCGACAATCGCTATTGGCCAGTCGGGTATTGTGGCGTCAACCGCGCAGATTGCCCGTGCCGCAGGTGTCGCTGAAGGCACGCTGTTCCGCTATTTTGCCACCAAGGACGATTTGCTAAACGAGCTATATCTGCATTTGAAGCAAGGTTTGCTTTTTGCGATGCAGGAAAATCTCGACCGCACGTTAAAAGACCCAAAAGAGTACACCCGCTATATCTGGAACAGTTACATCGACTGGGCTATCGCTAATCCGCAAGCGCATCGGGCGATTCGTCAGCTGGCTGTGAGTGACAAGATTGACGAAGAAACCAAGCAGAAAGTGGCGGAGTTGTTCCCTGAAATGCACGAGATCTGCTCACAATCGATATTGAAGGCTTTTCAAAATGGCCCATACCGCGCGTTTAGTGATGCCATATTTTCTTCGCTGGCAGAAACGACAATGGAGTTCGCCAGCCGCGAACCTGAACGTGCTGGCGATTATAAAGCTTTAGGCTTTGAAACGATGTGGCGAGCCTTAGCAAACTAGGCTTTAACGCGCTTAATGTAATCCCCAAACGCGGTAAGTTGCCCGGTGAGGTGATCGATCGTGCTTTGGTCGACGACTTCACCCGTTTGCGCATCCACTTTGTTCTGAATTACGCCACCCATAAACTCCGGCTTGTTCATCACCATCGCGTCGAGGAAAACCAGAATCTGGCGCAGATGATACTGGCAGCGAGCGCCGCCAATGGCGCCCATCGAACTGGTTTGAATCAGCACCGGTTTACCCGCCAGCGGCTGTTCCGGCAAACGTGACAGCCAGTCGATAGCATTCTTTAAACCGCCAGGCACCGAATAGTTATA
Coding sequences within:
- a CDS encoding TetR/AcrR family transcriptional regulator — translated: MARPKSEDKKLALLEAATIAIGQSGIVASTAQIARAAGVAEGTLFRYFATKDDLLNELYLHLKQGLLFAMQENLDRTLKDPKEYTRYIWNSYIDWAIANPQAHRAIRQLAVSDKIDEETKQKVAELFPEMHEICSQSILKAFQNGPYRAFSDAIFSSLAETTMEFASREPERAGDYKALGFETMWRALAN
- a CDS encoding NADPH-dependent FMN reductase; amino-acid sequence: MSDTLKIVTLLGSLRQGSFNAMVARTLPRIAPAGMSIDALPSIKDIPLYDADMQQEEGFPATVEAIAEQIRAADGVVIVTPEYNYSVPGGLKNAIDWLSRLPEQPLAGKPVLIQTSSMGAIGGARCQYHLRQILVFLDAMVMNKPEFMGGVIQNKVDAQTGEVVDQSTIDHLTGQLTAFGDYIKRVKA